In Motilibacter aurantiacus, the sequence GAGGGCGGGCAGCCCGGCCAGCAGCCGCCAGTTGTGCTCCGCGTTCTTGGCGAAGCCGAGGCCGGGGTCGACCACGAGCTGCTCGGGGAGCAGGCCGAGGTCGAGGGCGGCGTCGACGCGCGCCCGCAGCTCCGCGACGACCTCGCCGACGACGTCGTCGTAGACCGCCCGCGACTGCATCGACGTGCTGTGCCCGCGCCAGTGCATGACGACGTACGGGGCCCGGGCGTCGCGCGCCACCTTGGCCAGCTCGGGGTCGGCCAGCCCACCGGACACGTCGTTGACCAGGCAGGCGCCGGCGTCCAGTGCGGCGGCCGCCGTCGAGGCTCGCATCGTGTCCACGCTGACCGGCACGCCCTGGGCGGTGAGCGCGCGCACGACCGGCAGCACGCGGCGATGCTCCTCGTCCTCGGGGACCCGCTGCGCGCCCGGGCGGGTCGACTCCCCGCCGACGTCGACCAGGTCGGCGCCGTCGGCGACCAGCTCGAGGCCGTGGGCGACCGCCGCCCCGGCGTCCATCCAGCGGCCGCCGTCACTGAAGGAGTCGGGGGTCACGTTGAGGACGCCCATGACCAGGCACCGGTCGACGTGCAGCGACTCCGGCAGCCCGGCCGGCCGGGCGCGCAGCGCAGCGTGCGGGCGCGAGGGGGCCACGGTCATCTGCCGAGGATGAGGCTCATCGCCTCGGCCCGCGTCGCGGGGTCCCGCAGCTGCCCCCGGACCGCGCTCGTCACGGTCTTCGACCCAGGCTTGCGCACCCCGCGGGTGGTCATGCAGGTGTGCTCGGCCTCCATGACCACGATCACGCCCCGCGGCTCCAGCACGCGCAGCAGGGCGTCCGCGACCTGGGTCGTGAGCCGCTCCTGCACCTGCAGCCGCCGCGCGTAGACCTCGACGAGCCGGGCGAGCTTCGACAGCCCGGTGATGCGGCCGTTCTCGGCCGGGATGTAGCCGACGTGGGCCGTCCCCCAGAACGGGAGCATGTGGTGCTCGCACGCGCTGGTGAACGCGATGTCCTTGACCAGCACCATCTCGTCGTGGCCCAGGTCGAAGGTCGTGGTGAGGACGTCCTCGGGCTGCTGCCAGAGCCCCGCGAAGAGCTCGCGGTACGCCCGGGCGACCCGGGCGGGCGTCTCGCGGATGCCGTCGCGGTCCGGGTCCTCACCGAGGGCCAGCAGGATCTCGCGGACCGCGCGGCGCACGCGCTCCTCGTCGTACGCCGGGCGGTCCGCGGTGCCGGTCCACGACCGGTCGTCCGAGACGAGGCTCCCGAGGACCGAGCCGTCGAGGTCACGGTCACTGCCGTTCGCGCCGAGTGCGGCGGCAGCCCGCGCCGGGTCGGCGCGGGCTGCGTAGTCGTCGCTGGTCAGGGCAGATCAGCCTTCCGACGGCAGTGGCGAGTCCGGGACGTCCGTCGGCCCGGTGATCCCCATGGACTTCTCGAGCCCGTTGGAGGAGCCGTTGGCCAGCTCCTTGCGCGTCAGGACGGGGCCGGCGCCGGGGCGGAACTTCGGCGAGCCGGTCCAGGCCGGCCGAGCCGGACGACGGCGGACGTTCGCGAAGATCTCCGCGATCTGCTCCTTGTTGAGCGTCTCCTTCTCCATGAGCTCGAGAACGAGGTTGTCGAGGATGTCGCGGTTGTCGACCAGGATCGTCCAGGCCTCCTCGTGCGCCGCCTCGATGAGGCCGCGCACCTCGGTGTCGACGACCGAGGCGACCTCCTCGGAGTAGTCG encodes:
- the folP gene encoding dihydropteroate synthase, which gives rise to MTVAPSRPHAALRARPAGLPESLHVDRCLVMGVLNVTPDSFSDGGRWMDAGAAVAHGLELVADGADLVDVGGESTRPGAQRVPEDEEHRRVLPVVRALTAQGVPVSVDTMRASTAAAALDAGACLVNDVSGGLADPELAKVARDARAPYVVMHWRGHSTSMQSRAVYDDVVGEVVAELRARVDAALDLGLLPEQLVVDPGLGFAKNAEHNWRLLAGLPALAALGLPVLVGASRKRFLGTLLSGDDQAPAPVAERSDATVAVTALAAAAGAWCVRVHEARANRAAVAVARAVQAAGKGRA